The Streptomyces kanamyceticus genome window below encodes:
- a CDS encoding DeoR/GlpR family DNA-binding transcription regulator, which yields MLAAERRDHLLSLLAREGKIVAKNVASDLGISEDSVRRDLRDLAAEGLCHRVYGGALPVSPAVADYAARKTVTPDGKRKVAARAAALVRPGSALILDGGTTALAVAHLLPPDLACTVITHSPTIAAALLDHPVAEVFLLGGRIFKHSAVACGAAAVEAAQNVSADLCLLGVTGAHPEAGLTTGDAEEAAMKRALAARAADTYILASSEKIGAASRFRVLPWEDVNGLITDADPRHAVVEELVARGVEVLTTDPSDPSDQSDQSGN from the coding sequence GCTGCTGAACGACGCGACCACCTGTTGAGCCTGCTCGCCCGCGAGGGCAAGATCGTCGCCAAGAATGTCGCCTCCGACCTGGGCATTTCCGAGGACAGCGTGCGGCGCGACCTGCGGGACCTCGCCGCGGAGGGACTCTGCCACCGCGTGTACGGCGGAGCGCTGCCCGTCTCCCCCGCCGTGGCGGACTACGCCGCGCGAAAGACCGTCACGCCCGACGGCAAGCGGAAGGTCGCCGCGAGGGCCGCCGCGCTCGTACGACCGGGCAGCGCACTGATCCTGGACGGCGGGACCACCGCCCTCGCCGTCGCGCACCTGCTCCCGCCGGATCTGGCCTGCACCGTGATCACCCACAGCCCGACCATCGCGGCGGCGCTGCTCGACCATCCGGTGGCCGAGGTCTTCCTGCTGGGCGGCCGCATCTTCAAGCACTCGGCGGTCGCCTGCGGCGCCGCGGCGGTGGAGGCGGCGCAGAACGTCTCGGCCGACCTGTGCCTGCTCGGCGTCACGGGCGCCCACCCCGAGGCGGGACTGACCACCGGCGACGCCGAGGAAGCCGCCATGAAGCGCGCCCTTGCCGCACGGGCCGCGGACACCTACATCCTCGCGTCGTCCGAGAAGATCGGCGCGGCGTCACGGTTCCGCGTCCTGCCGTGGGAGGACGTCAACGGCCTGATCACCGACGCCGATCCGCGGCACGCGGTCGTCGAGGAGCTCGTGGCGCGGGGGGTGGAGGTCTTGACCACGGACCCGTCGGACCCGTCAGACCAGTCAGACCAGTCGGGCAACTGA